The Eschrichtius robustus isolate mEscRob2 chromosome 16, mEscRob2.pri, whole genome shotgun sequence DNA segment TAATACACGTACGGTATTTTCTCTATAAGGCACGTCACAGCCTTCATAtacttaggaacactagacagtACTGCTACACATTTTAAATGGCAAAATCAccaacagaaaacataaaaatgcagaaaaaggtGGCACTAAATAAACCATGAAAAGGACAGTTGTAtagagagctgaaacaagaaggcagagtgttACCTagtttgacctcagctgggaacatgtGCGTCAGGTGGCTCACGTTTTTCACTGCCTTGTGCACGTCCATGAAAGCAACTCAAAGTGTTGATTTTGGGGATACAGATCAATTTTAGTGGGTAGGCAAATTCACAAATGTAGAATCTGCAAGTAATAGGGATTGACTGTACATTAATTAACCTTGGttgagcacttattatatgcAAAGCACTGTGCTACGCACTTGGCATATCTTAACTTAGTTAATATTCGTGTCTACCTTCTAAGGTAGGCATTTCAAAGCATGTGAACTCTGACTTCTtgacatttcttcattttttcaccTTAGATCCTCAGCCATGGTCATTGGAATAGATTTAGACTAGATAACTTCCAGGGCAGTTGACTCCCAGAATGATGGGACAGATCATCAGTTGGCTAAGCCCTGATGTTCTTCAGATAGTCCTGAGgtagtttcttttaaattttaaaattatattaattgaattaattatattaattgtgTTTACTGAATAGAGTAATATTGGcagtaaaggaaaggaaatcacCTGTAAACCCATCACTAACAAATCCAGTGGTggtattatcattattgttgttgttgttgttgttgttaggccCCTTTAGTATGTAATTTTTAGATCTAGTGGTTTTAATTGTGGCAGATGtagttctatatttttatttttgcttgatATTGTATATGGTGTTTTTCCGTATTAAAGCATAGGTCTTCTGAACAATTGCTTTTCTTGGTGGTAGAACCTTCCCTCAGATTGACATACCATAATTTACATAGTCATCCCCTTGCTTCTATGATATTTAGATGATTTCTTTCCCCCAAGTAATTTATAACCTTTTCTCAGAGTTAATAAACCCTTTGAGTTCCAGATAAGAATAGATGGCTTCCAGATGGAGTGTTTGTGAAACAGCTCCGTCATCTCTTCTAGGAAACCTCTGGAATGTCAAGTCTTAATTATCTTACTTTTAGACTGACAGAGTCAGAAACCTGTCCCAAAtagcttaaacaaacaaacaaacagtgggACCTGCCAGGGCTTTTGGGAAATGTAAGGCTATCATAGAAGCCAAGGCAGGAAGTAAGCAGGGCGGAGCCTCAGGAGGGGTTAGAACCAGGGTCTGGCAGGTCACTGGGGTCAGAGATAACCCTCAGTGCCCTCTCCTGAGACATATTGTTCCTCATTGTAACCCTTCCTTGTGTATCTACTTCATTCTCCTCTCTTTGCAGCCTGGCTTCCTTTGCTCTTCCATTCACATGGGCAGACATGATCACCCAGGATGGTACCTTCAactccccatgtctcctccagcTCCCAGCTGAAATCCTCTATGGGGCCTGGTCTTGGGAGTGCTTATTCCTAGGAGCAAGAATCTGCTTGACCAAGTCACCTGTGGCCAGGGAGGTGGCAGTTGGGCTGGGGCTTTTCATTTCACTGGTGTAAACATGGCTTCAGGGGCCTACCCCTGCTGTGAGAGGGGGCAGTTTtcagagaggagggaagagagatggagCATGGGCTGGGCAGATGCCCTCCCAGTGGTATCTCCTTGTGTGGATTACCTAGGACAAAATAGTTTTGCTCTCATGCTGGCCCTTTCCTTCCACAAAGGATGTTTTTGAATTACCTCCTTGGCACCTGTATTCTAATCCTGAATCACAAGGACCAAAATCTGGGAGAAACTGTCACACAGCACCTTGGACTTGTCATTACCAGTGGTTTTAAATAATGCTGAcccctctgccctccacccctcTGGTAGCAAAGACAGTGGATACTGATTATCTTTTGCATTCTAACACCAGGGAATTAGCCTCTCTTCTGAATAGTTCTAGATGGAGTCTTCATGTCCTTAAACACTGGCCATGTTGTCCCTATTTTGGAACCTCCCATACTCAcgtgtgcattttaaaataaatcacctgtgtttgaccttgggcaagttgcttgggCTCATTGACTCTCCATCTCATCTTCTCTAAAATAAGCAATGCCAGGCTCATAGCTTTGTTGTGAGGATGATCTCAGATGTCGTTTGAGAAGGCCTTAGCACAGAGTCTGGAAAACAATGGTGCCAGTCTGTCCCAGCCTGGCATTCCTGGGTTATTTAGCACCACACCATGCCTGTAAAATCTAGGTTGGATAACCTGTGTCTGCTTCCAGGATAGCGATGGAAAATGTTGCTGAATAATAAGCTCTCCCACTTTCCACCCTTCCATTGTGTCACCCTCTGTTGCCTGGGAGAATGAAAAGTTAATTGCTATAGTCTAATTCCCGGATTTAAATAATGTTAAATTTTGCCTTGTTATCTACCttgtagagagaaaaaaataaggaagtttATTGAAAGCTCTTAAAATAGTGCTTGGTACTTGAGTGTTTAATGAATGTTCTCTATTATTATTAGGCATAACTGAATCATATCTTCCTCTTCTGAGACAGACCGGTCCGAGCAGGGCCATCCTCCCTAGGGGAAGACAATTGCTGGGCTTAATTGTCTGCATGTTAAATTGGTCTCTCTGCATATCTGaataactttctattttttcattgtagGGCCCagatttagaagaggctaagaaaaaattagatttcttaaggactacaAGTAGTCCCTTCCTGCTTTTCTCCTCTTGGATCCCCATGCCAAACTGTCTCCTGGTCCTGTTGAATTTTCTTTTGTCGTTCCACTTTCATACTgcatctcctcctcctcgtccCTCCCTGCCATCAGCCTAGTTTTGGCCATCATTATCTCTTGCTGGCTTCCctgcaaatcttcctcattgcctCTTGCACAGGACCGCCaggttcatctttttaaaattattcctttgattgcATCACAGTCCTGCTCAAATGCCAACAGTttgcttcttgttttttttctaggTAAAATTTGAGTGAGCGCTTTTCAACAGAAATATTATGTGAACCACATATATAGTTTTAAGTTTTCTAGTAGCcatattaaaaaacataaaaagaaacatgtaaaattaattttaataatatattttatataatccaatatatccaaaacaatataatttcaacatgtaatcaatattaaaaaatcattgatgagatattttacattctttttttaatacactCAGTGCACATCTCAATTCACATGTTGATTTTCCATTGGAAATACTTGGTCTCTATTCAGATTTCATAAAATGGATAAGTGAAAAACTTATTTGAAACATACCCACCTTATTTGAAATGTAAGTAAAATTTTTTCAATGACTGAATCAaacatcagtttttaaatttaaattagattAAAAATCCAATTCATCGGTCacgctagccacatttcaagtgctcagtggccacatgtggctTCTGTGCCGGACAGTCTGGGCATAAAGTCATAAGCCTGGCATTCTGGTGTTCCAGCCTCATCTGCTCCCCCACCACTGTGGTTACTGAGTCTCTTGATTTTAAGGATCAGAGAGAGCAGTTCAGTCTGTCAGATGACCCCTGGAGGTTTACTAAGGATACACATGGATTAGAGCTGGAAAGCAATCAAGACCTGAGACAGCTCGAAGGACCATCCAGCCCCACTCCTGTggcccctctgcctctctctcaccTTCAGCCGCCCTAATGGGAAGATCTCACTGGGTTCTGATCCTAGAGTATCCAAGCTGGGTATTTCCAGCTCAGAGGTGATTCCTGGCACAGTCACCTCTGGCGAGAGAAGCTGAACAGCCAAGTCTTAGATAGCTTTTGTCAGAAAGGAGTAGCTGGAGGCAGTGTAGTCAGTAGGCGTTATGCCATTTTGGGGCCGGAAGTGAAGTTTGTCAATGCTGAAGCCCCAGGACTGAGAACGGTGGCTTTGTGGAACGGCCTTTTCTAGTTAAGCAGAGTGAGTCCTGTGCTTTGTCACCATCAACTTGAGCTCCAAAATCCTCCTGCCTTCCAGCTTGCCCCCAATTTCCTCCATTTGAATCACTTGGGTGAACAACCCTTTCTAGGAGAACGTGTGTTTTGGTTAGTGGCACCCACCATCACTGAAGCTTAAATTACATCTTCAGTTCACCTGCTGGCCTACATGGCCCTAAGGAATGAGACATAGGAAGGACCAGTTTTGATGGGGAAAAGTTCTGGAATGATGAAAGCTTTCAAGGGAACGGGAACTAGCATGCCAGCACTGAGGATAGAGATGGCGTGGACCCTAAGCAGAGGGGGAAGCCCATCCTTGTGAGGATGCCTAGGGCCAGCTCTGTATTaaagcagcccctccccaccctccagtgAGCCAGCTCCAGAACCCTTTTGCCTGGTGGAGGAAGATAACCTACTTATTAACACAGCATAAGCTTGCAGTAGTCATCAGGCTGTGGCCTGACTGTGGTATCCAGGTTGATGACataaaaacattttctcctaATGAAGTGGCAGCCATTGCAAACATGAGACATCTGAAGTGAAAAGATTTGGCTTTGAATGCCTAGATTTTGCCACTTGGAAGCCGTGTGACTCTAGGTGAGTCATTTCGTCCcactgtttctcaaactttaatgtgtgtACAAATCACCTGGTGATCTCATTAAAAAACAATCTTGATTTGGCAGGTCTGGGTCAGGGCCCAAGatactgcatttctaacaagctcccaggtgatgccaagtAGCTaggacttaacctctctgtgcctccgtgGCCTCAGCTGTGAAGTAAGCAGCCAATTGTACATATATTACATCAGAGCACACATATGCTGAGGATGCCTTCTGAGAGGGTGTGTGTGAAGCAGCAGAGCCGTGCCTGGGTCTTTCGTCCTTTCACAAGACTTGAGGTTGGGTGGGGCCCTCAAACTTGCCCCCTGTCCACAGCTGCCTTAAGTTGTTGCTGGGGCAACTCATGTCTTGGGAGGATTATTATTGTTGACTTCTTACCTATGGGCCTTCCAACTTTATAACCTTGGCTTATACTTCCTATAGCTCGGGTGAATTCATCAGCCTGGGGTTCAGACATGGCATTCAGTCCTTCTCGTCTCCTTTGCCCACAGGTGGTTGCCTTTATGAAGTCTCCAGTGGGCCAGTACCTGGACAGGCATCCTTTTCTGACCCTCACCTTGCTGGTGTTTGCTGCTGTGTCAGCCGTTCCTGTTGGCTTCTTCCTGCTCCTCGTGGTGCTTACCTCCCTGGCTGCTTTTGTGGGAGTCATATTACTAGAAGGTATCCTACTCAGTTACTCTCCCCCTTGGAAAATGACTCACTTGGGATGACAGTATTTATTGGGCATCTGCCACTCTTGTCAAAGGTTCCTGTTCTAGTCAGAATCACATCGACCAAGGCAGGTTGTCAGAGTAGTTAaaacatgggctctggagtctaTTAGAATCCCACCTCCCCCAGTGTGATTTTGGACACATtatttaccctctctgagcctcaaattCCTCATAGGTAAAATAGGGATATAATAATACTATCTCAGAGGGTTGTGAAGATTGAAACTTACAGTTccataaagtacttagcacaatCCTTGGCACAGAGTAGCTTCTCCATGAATGCTAACTATTGTCATTAAACAGAGAAGCCATTCACTCCACAGAcagttattgagcacctgttgCATGCCAGGTGCCTTGCTATGTACTGAGGTTCCCCCTTCTCCACCTTTCCTCCTGAAGTCCCACTGCCAATTGTCAGCTTTTCCCTGAGTTGCTAAGTTAAAATTACTAAGAAAGTAAATCTGATTGGCTCAGTTTGCCTTTTCAAATCAGATCACAATCCACAAAGAGATGGTTGCCATCTGCTCAGGTGATCACCTCTGGCTCATTCTATGGCTTCCCAGAGCTAAGAGCACCCAGGGTTGCTTCCCTACCAAAGGGATTGTGGACAAGGCAGTTTACACTTGAAGAAGAAGGCAGGCACGGTAGGTGGATGAGCCAAATTCAGTATGGCAGAGTGGTTGTTCAGTAGAATATTGATGGATAGATGGGCGAAAGATGAATGAATATTAAAACAAAGGTAAATTTAGAAAGGAATAAGAGAGCCACTACCTTTTTGTGGTATCATACAAAGCTTTACAGGAGAGAGCGCTTTAAAGATGTATAACAACTTTGTCTCAGAGTAGACAAGGAAGGGCTTTCTAGATaggaggaacagcatgtgcaaagctgTTCCACTTTAGAGCGGTGGTTCTGCAACTTGAGTCTGCATAAATCTTACTTGCTTTTTGAACATGTGGACTTTCATGTATCATCCAGAGATTGTTGTttagtaggtctggagtggggtccagaaatgcaaattttcaacAAGATTCCCTAATGCATCTGATTCTGATACAGGTGGTCGTTATCCATCCTTTGAAAAATACTGATCTAAGATTTTGTAAATCTTTATGAAAAggcagcacatctgtttacattctctactttccttcctttccagagTCCATCCCTGAAACTGTCACTGTGGAGTACTGGGTGGGCTATTTGACAACTCATGAGGCGAGGGAAAGGATGTCTGCCATGCAGCATTTGCCATGTTATTGGTTCTGCATTGGAAAGAGGAATTTTGTTATGAGGAAGGCAAGAGAAAGTGTGCTGGGCAGACAGAAACTGCCACAGTGAGTCACATGTATGATAGTCATTTAATTGTCGTGTCAACACTTAGAGGTAGttattattatattctttttacaGGTGAGTTAAACTAAAGCTCCAAGCGGCCCAAAGTCTCACCATAAATGACTTAACTAGGATCAAACTCAGGCGTGTCAACTATGAAAATCCATCCTCTTTCCATGgtaccttttattatttttctcccatAGACCCCatgttataaaaatgtattttccctGCACTTATTAGATGGTAATTCATTAATATTCCCATTAAAAACTTATTTAATGGTGCGTAAAATGACCATTCAGACCTATGGTTACTGTGTGATAGTTGCCAGGCTGGGTTGTAAAGGATGTAATCAAAAGTTATGTttagattttactttatttagccTGCATAGCCTTTATTTCCATAGGTTGTAGGTAAGTGTAAATTACAGTATTTGTTAGGCAGTTTGAAACACTGGTTGTGATTTACCACCCCCATTACTGTCTTGGCTAACTCCTTCTAGAGGATTCCATTGGGAGCCCATCCATGACCTTGAGAATGAGGGAGTTTCAAATTCAAACACCCATGGGCAAGACAGGTAACAAAAGTGAGCAGAGCGGTCCAAGAATAATACAGTTGGAAGCAGTGGGGCCTGGAGGAAACTAGAAGGCCAGCAATTATTGCCATGCAGTGATTCTCAGTTGGGTATTGAGCTTGCCTCCTTTTTAAGCGATACCAGAAGTCTGGATTTTTGTGGAAAACCTCCTCACTTAAAACATCTGAGTTAACTGTTGTTTTAAACACAGTGGTGCAGTGTCTGGTGTTTCATTCTGTTTTAGATGAGTGATTCTTTTGACTTGCTTTCCTCTAGGACTGGTCATCGCTGTGGGCAGCTTCTCACTGCTTTGTGTCCTCTGTGGCTTGGGCTTCATGTCACTCATCATGTCAGGGACAATCATAGTGTCCTACATGGTAGTCTCCAGCCTTGTCAACTACTGGATTTCTCCCAGGTAAATACGTGTCAGTGCAATAATTTAATCTTTACTATTTGGGGAGATTTTCACAAGTAACACCCTAACCCTGGTCACATCATACTCAGTCTCCCGAGATAGGAGGTGCCTAGCCTCTTCACGTCTCTACTTAAAAAGAGGTAAGGTTTccttctcagttttgttttgtttttttaattatcagGTAGGAATGCTTTGGTGGCAAGTAATGAAAAACCTAAGTAGATACTAGCTTAAACAAatagggatttatttttattgcataaCAAAAAGCTGGAGATAGCCCAGTCCTGGCACAGCCTCTCTAGTGTCATCAAGGTACCAGGCACCTTCTGCCTTTCTGTGTTGCCATCCTTACCCCACTGGCTTGTCACCTCATGGCCACAATA contains these protein-coding regions:
- the ANKS4B gene encoding ankyrin repeat and SAM domain-containing protein 4B isoform X4, with product MVKEEPPSTSKDLQELQRRVSLLIASVQSNSKVVAFMKSPVGQYLDRHPFLTLTLLVFAAVSAVPVGFFLLLVVLTSLAAFVGVILLEGLVIAVGSFSLLCVLCGLGFMSLIMSGTIIVSYMVVSSLVNYWISPRLWTQHNSNGDC
- the ANKS4B gene encoding ankyrin repeat and SAM domain-containing protein 4B isoform X3; the encoded protein is MVKEEPPSTSKDLQELQRRVSLLIASVQSNSKVVAFMKSPVGQYLDRHPFLTLTLLVFAAVSAVPVGFFLLLVVLTSLAAFVGVILLEGLVIAVGSFSLLCVLCGLGFMSLIMSGTIIVSYMVVSSLVNYWISPRILQWTVLGILLLLVNSIS